From the Leptospira congkakensis genome, the window ATGCTAAGTGTGTAGATATTTCTACTTCTGCAGCTCTTCGTGAAATGATCCCTCCAGGCCTTCTCGTTCTTCTTAGCCCGATTGTTGTTGGATACTTGTTTGGTGTGAAGTCACTTGCTGGTCTTCTTGCCGGTGCACTCGTTTCTGGTGTGGTTCTTGCGATCTCTTCTGCTAACTCTGGTGGAGCCTGGGACAACGCTAAAAAATACATCGAAAAAACAGCTGGTGGAAAAGGTTCTGAAAAACACAAAGCTGCCGTTGTGGGTGATACCGTAGGAGATCCGTTCAAAGATACTTCTGGTCCTGCAATCAACATTCTCATTAAACTAATGGCGATCACCTCACTTGTATTTGCTGAGTTTTTTGTGACTAAAGGTGGAATCATTTTAAATTTCTTTAGATAAGAAATTGAATTTGAGATCATTAAAGTCTAGTGGAGAGTTTCTTTAGAAACTTCCACTAGTACTAGATTCAATTTTCCAGAATGGGAAATGAAAGAGAGCCGGCGGAAACGTCGGCTTTTTTTATAAGGTTGTAAAACTGAAACTTGTGTTTGTGCCGAGAGTCAGCCCAAAGATAGACAGGATGTTTTGGTTCAGTGTGATCGTGTAAGTGGTTCCGGTTGTTAGTGCACTCGCAGGTGTTAAAGTAATGGTTCTGTTGGAAGCACCACCACTGAGGCTTGGACAAGATGGGGAACAGCTGATATTTGTATTGATAGAGGTTGTATCAACTGCTTGGGTCATGACGATGGTGATCGTTGGATTGAGGGAGACCCCCGTTTGGCCATTTGTCGGAGTAGACGACTCAATGGCAAAGGTTGCGGAGGTTTGAGTCACTAGCGGAAGGACCAAAATACCCAAAAGGGATGGTTTGGGCTCTGGCAAACAGGTTAGGGTAGAAAAACCAAATAGAATCAGAATTTGAAATTTTTTCCACATTGGCATAGCTACTAGATTTAGTTTCGACTAATTTCCCTTGGTAACCGTGCAGAGTTTTGCGTAAATCCCGAAGAAATTAAAAGTTTCTAGCTCTATAGACGTAATTTCTCTAATATTTCCACTTTTTTGAGAGGTCTCCACAGATGCGTCCCCTAAGGCCAGAAGGCCCAGGTAGGATTTGGCACAGGCGATTCCTTCTTTCGTGGCAGGGTTTCCTGTTTCCATCATACTAATTCTCTGGTTTTCATAGAGAAGGCCCTGGGTCCCAAATCCAGAACTGGCGCAGGAAGAAGTTAGGCAGACAAAGAAAATTGAAAAACAGAAGGTCCGAATCGAACGTTGGCGGGTTTTATTTTTTAAGTTCCAAATCCAAAAGTTTAGAGAGTTTGTTTTGTAAAATGATGATATCGTCATAGAGTTTTTCGATTTGTTTTTCTTTCTTTTGAATCTTTACTGTTAATGCATCCAAAGATTTGTTAGATACATTGTTTTTTTTAGAATGGAAATCCTTCAATTTCGATTCTATTTCTTCATAGATAAGTCCGCTTTTTAGTTTCTTTGTAAATTCACTGAG encodes:
- a CDS encoding Ig-like domain-containing protein, which codes for MWKKFQILILFGFSTLTCLPEPKPSLLGILVLPLVTQTSATFAIESSTPTNGQTGVSLNPTITIVMTQAVDTTSINTNISCSPSCPSLSGGASNRTITLTPASALTTGTTYTITLNQNILSIFGLTLGTNTSFSFTTL
- a CDS encoding TRL-like family protein, with the protein product MTISSFYKTNSLNFWIWNLKNKTRQRSIRTFCFSIFFVCLTSSCASSGFGTQGLLYENQRISMMETGNPATKEGIACAKSYLGLLALGDASVETSQKSGNIREITSIELETFNFFGIYAKLCTVTKGN